From the genome of Faecalibacterium prausnitzii:
GCCATCCTGAGCGGCATCGTGAAGATTGCCTCCAAGATGGGCATCTCCACCATCCAGAGCTACCAGAGCAGCCAGATCTTTGAGGCGGTCGGCATCTCGAAGGACGTCATCGACAAATACTTCACCGGTACGGTCAGCCGTGTGGGCGGCATCGGTCTGGAAGACATTCAGGCCGACGTCGAGGCCCAGCACAACGCGGCCTTCGACCCGCTGGGACTGGACATCAACATGGAGCTTTCCGACGGCGGTGCCCACAAGTTCCGCAGCGGCAAGGAAGAGCATCTGTTCAACCCGCAGACCATCCACCTGTTCCAGAAAGCCTGCTGGACCAACGACTATAAGGCCTTCAAGGACTTCACCCGCACAGTGGACAACATGGGCGAGGAGGGTATGCATCTGCGCAGCCTGCTCGATTTCAACTACGACCCCAACGGCGGCGTGCCCATCGAGGAGGTCGAGCCGGTATCGTCCATCGTCAAGCGGTTCAAGGCCGCGGCCATGAGCTACGGCGCTCTGAGCAGCGAGGCCCACGAGACCATTGCCATCGCGCTGAACCGCCTGGGCGGCCGCAGCAACACCGGCGAGGGCGGCGAGCCCGAAGACCGCTACCACAGCGAGAGCAATTCCAAGATCAAGCAGGTGGCCTCTGCCCGCTTCGGCGTCACGAGCAAATACCTCGTCTCTGCCGAAGAGATCCAGATCAAGCTGGCGCAGGGTGCAAAGCCCGGCGAAGGCGGCAACCTGCCCGGTGCCAAGGTCTATCCCTGGATCGCCAAGACCCGCCACAGCACCACCGGTGTGGGCCTCATCTCTCCCCCGCCCCACCACGACATCTACTCCATCGAGGATCTGGCTGAGCTGATCTATGACCTGAAGAACGCCAACCGTCACGCCAACATCAACGTGAAGCTGGTCAGCGAGGCCGGTGTCGGTACCATTGCCGCCGGTGTTGCCAAAGGCGGCGCACAGGTCATCCTGGTCTCCGGCTACGACGGCGGCACCGGTGCTGCCCCCCGCACCTCCATCAAGAACGCCGGTCTGCCCTGGGAGCTGGGCATCGCCGAGACCCACCAGACCCTGATCCTGAACGGCCTGCGCAGCCGTGTCCGCATCGAGAGCGACTCCAAGCTGCTCTCCGGCCGCGATGTCGCCATCAGCTGTATGCTGGGCGCAGAGGAGTTCGGCTTCGGCACCACCCTGCTGATGTGTGAGGGCTGCGTCATGATGCGCGTCTGCAATCTGGACACCTGCCCCATGGGCATCTGCACCCAGAACCCCGAACTGCGCAAGCACTTCCGGGGCAAACCCGAATACATCATCCACTATCTGACCTTCGTGGCGCAAGAGCTGCGGGAGTACATGGCCAAGCTCGGCGTCCGCACCATCGACGAACTGGTGGGCCGCACCGACCTGCTCCACGTCAAGCCCAGCGCCCCCGGCAGCCGCACGGCCAAGATGAACCTGGACTGCATCCTGCACAACCCGGCCATCGCCAACAGCAACGTGCACTTCGTCCCGGCGGACACCTACGACTTCCATCTCGAAAACACCCTCGACATGAAGGTGCTGATGAAGAAGTTCAAGCTCAGCAGCAAAACGCCCCAGAGCGTCACGCTGGATGTTTCCAACACCGACCGTGCGTTCGGTGCCATCTTCGGCAGCGAGATCACTCGCAAGTACGGCGATTCCCTGCCCGATGACGTCTACACCGCCAACTGCACCGGCGCGGGCGGCCAGAGCTTCGGTGCGTTCATCCCCAGGGGCCTGACCCTGAAGCTGACCGGCGACTGCAACGACTACATGGGCAAGGGCCTGTCCGGCGGCAAGATCATCGTGCGCCCGCCGGAGGGCATCACCTACAAGCCGGAGGAGAACATCATCACCGGCAACGTCGCCCTGTATGGTGCTACCAGCGGCAAGGCCTTCGTCTCCGGCGTGGCCGGTGAGCGCTTCTGCGTCCGCAACTCCGGCGCAACGGCCGTTGTGGAGGGCGTCGGCGACCACGGCTGCGAGTACATGACCGGCGGCACCGTCGTCGTGTTGGGCCAGACCGGCAAGAACTTTGCAGCCGGCATGACCGGTGGCATCGCCTATGTGCTGGATGAGAACTGGGACTTCTACCAGCGGGTGAACAAAGAGACGGTCAGCCTCGAACCCGTGGAACACAAGTACGATGTTGCCACCCTGAAGGAGCTGATCCGCGAGCATGTGGAAGCCACCGGCTCCCCGCGCGGCAAAGAGATCCTGGACAACTTCAGTGAGTATCTGCCCAAGTTCAAGAAAGTCCTCCCCTACGATTACGACCGGATGCTGCGGGTCATTGCTTCCATGGAGGAGCGCGGCCTCGACGGCGAACAGGCACAGATCGAAGCATTCTACGCTGTGCAGAAGAAGAAGTAAGGAGGGGGAACTGTTATGGGCAAGACCACTGGATTTATGGATTATAAGCGCAAGACCAGCTCGGACGTTCCGCCGCTGGAGCGCATCGAAAACTTCAACGAATTTCACATCTGGCTCTCCCGCGAGGAGCAGCAGACCCAGGCGGCACGCTGCATGGACTGCGGCGTCCCCTTCTGTCAGGCCGGCATGATGATCGGCGGCATGGCCTCCGGCTGCCCGCTGAACAACCTCATCCCGGAGTGGAACGACCTGGTGTATCAGGGCAAATGGGAGCTGGCGCTCCATCGTCTGCGCGCCACCAACCGCTTCCCGGAGTTCACGAGCCGGGTCTGCCCCGCCCTGTGCGAGGCCGCCTGCACCTGCGGCGACGTGACCGGCAGCAGCGTCACCGTCCGCGAGAACGAACACGCCATCGTGGAGACCGGCTACGCCAAGGGCTGGCTCCATGCCGCCCCGCCCCCGGCCCGCACCGGCAAGAGCGTGGCCGTCATCGGCAGCGGCCCGTCCGGCCTGTCGGTAGCCGAGTATCTGAACATCCGGGGCCACGCCGTCACCGTATTTGAGCGCGCCGACCGGGTGGGCGGCCTGCTGATGTACGGCATCCCCAACATGAAGCTGGACAAATCTGTCATCGAGCGCCGCATCAGGATCATGCAGGCCGAGGGCGTCGAGTTCCGCACCAACATGGACATCGGCGGGGCGGTGGCCGCAGAAGACGTCCTGAACCGCTACGACGCCGTCGTGCTCTGCTGCGGTGCCAAAAAGGCCCGCGACCTGAACGTCCCCGGCCGGGACGCCAACGGCGTCTATTTCGCGGTCGATTACCTCACCAGCGTGACCAAGAGCCTGCTGGACAGCCAGTTTGCCGACGGCCGGGCCATCCATGCGGCGGGCAAGAATGTGCTGGTCATCGGCGGCGGCGACACCGGCAACGACTGCCAGGGCACGGCCCTGCGGCAGGGCTGCACCGACCTGGTGGCCCTGGAGATGATGCCGCAGCCCCCAAAAGAGCGGGCCGCCTCCAACCCCTGGCCGGAGTGGCCGAAGGTGCTCAAGGTAGACTATGGCCAGACCGAGTGCCTCGCCAAGTTCGGCAAGGACCCCCGCGTCTACCAGACCACCGTGAAGGAGTTTTTGACCGACGATGCCGGCAACCTGACCGGCGCGGTCATCTCCTATCTGAAGCCGGAGCGTGACCCGGAGACTGGCCGCACCACCATGGTGCCCACCGGCGAGGAGTTCACCTACGACTGCCAGCTGGCGTTCATCGCCGCCGGTTTCGTGGGCTGCGAGAACTACGTAGCCGATGCCTTCGGCGTCAGCCTGACGGGCCGCGGCTGTGTGGACACCGACCACTTCCGCACCAATGTGGAAAAGGTCTTCGCCTGCGGCGATATGCGCCGGGGCCAGAGCCTTGTGGTCTGGGGTCTGCGCGAGGGCCGCGACTGCGCCGCCGAGGTAGACCGCTACCTCATGGGTTACACCAACCTGTGACTCCCTGAACCAAGCCATCCTCTTTTCCTATCCTAAACAAGCAGAAGCGGGAGCCTCCCACGAGGCTCCCGCTTCTGCTGTTTGTTTCAGTCCGTATCCTATTGGGTGTCGTCTGCCGGTGTTTCCCCCGAAGAAGCGCTGCTCCCGCTGTCGGAATCCGACGCAGCGGGCGGCTCAGCGGTGATCTCCACACTGGGGTCTGCCGCGATATACACGGTGATGACGCTGCCCACCTCGACCGGGGTGCCTGCGTCCACACTGCACGAGACGACGCAGCCCGCCGCATAGGAGCCATCGTTGACCACCATGAAGCAGCTGGGCGTCAGGCCCCGGCTCTCCAGCTCGCTGACGGCCCCTTCCTGCGTGAACCCGATCACATCGGGCATCTGCACCAGCTGCGGCCCCTTGCTGACCACCAGGCTCACGGTGCCGCCCTTCTCGATGACGTCACCCGCCTCCGGCTCCTGCCGGATGATCTTCCCCTTCTCCACCGTGTCGCTGTATTCCAGCGTCACATAGAAGAGATAGTCGCCCACATAATTGTGATTGTTCCGCACCTGCGCGTCGTAATCCATCCCGACAAAGTTCGGTGCCAGCGTGACAGGTTCTTCCAGCACCGTGCTTTCCGGTGCCGACACCGACGAGGACGCCGCAGGCGGTGTGGCCGTGTGCAGCCCCTGCGAGACCATCCCCCACAGCATCAGCAGGATGAGGATGGCCAGCAGAACGAGGATGGCCGCCAGCAGGTTCCGCAGGCTGAGCATGTGCTGCTTTTGTTCCTCGTCCGGCAGGGTCAGCTGCCGGGGTGCAGGGCGCGGCAGGCTGCGGGTCAGCTCCTCGGTATACTCCCGCGAGGTCAGCGCCTTGAACAGCTGGGGCACGGTCTGGATGCGCTCCACCGGCTTCAACTTCAGGCCCAGCCAGAGCACCTCGGAGAGGTACTCCGGCACCGACGGCTCCAGTGTGCGGGCGCGCGGGTTCGAATCCGACACCAGCCGCTGCGCTGCCGGGACCGGGCTTTGCCCGCAGACCATCCGGTAGACCACCGCAGCCAAACTGTATTCGTCGGTGTAGCGGCCCTCAAACTCGGTGGTCGAATACTGTTCCGGGGCCGAGTAGCCCTCGTACAGCTGCTCGTGCAGGCCGCTGCCCGCTGTGCGCAGGCCAACCGTAGCGTAGCCCGTCAGCCGGGCGCGGCCATTTTCCAGCACCCGGATGTTCTCCGGGCAGACGCCCCGGTGCACCAGACCCACCTGGTGCATCGCCGCCACGCCGTCGAACACCGGCTGCAGCATCGTGCAGACCTGCTCCGGCGACAACCGGCCGGGATGCGTCTCCAGCCAGCGGCCCAGCGGCACCCCGCCGGGATTTTCCATCACGGCATAGACCGTGTTGTTCTCCTCGAACACATCCAGCACGGCTTCCAGTCCGTTGGCGGGCGTGATGCGCTGGATGGAGCGGTACAGGTCCGCAAAATCCATCCGGGTGGTCTTGAACAGCACCTCGCTGCCCAGTTTGGGCCGCAGGGTTGCATCCGTGCCGCGCTCTGCCGCCAGCGTCAGGGGCAGATACTCCTTGATAGTCACCCGGAAGCGCCCATGGTTTTCTGCGCCCCGGTACAGGATACCTTCGCCGTCCACCTGTTCGATCTCGCCGACGGTATACCGCCCGCCCAGCACCGTGCCCACCGGCAGCGTACCCACCGGGTTGCGGCCCTCAAAGCGCCCGCCGCACTGCGGGCAGGCCGCCGCGCGCTCGCTCAACTCGGACAGGCAGTAAGGGCAGATGATGGTCATGGAAAGGCCTCCTTCGGATGTGCTTTTTTGTTATTATAACACATCTTGGCCCGCAGCAAAAGGGCCGTGCGGGCCGAGGACCGTTTTTTCTCTTTTCCGCTGCCCGTCTGTTACAGCAAGCCAGCGTTTCTGCGCGCTCCCGCCATACAGCAAAAGCCGCCTTTCGTGCCAAACAGCACAAAAAGCGGCTTTTTCTCGTCTTATTTCAGAATCAAAGAGCCTTGCGGAAGCTTATTCCGGCAGGTCCTCTTCGTTCTCCAAGCTGTGCCAGACGTTCTGGACATCATCGTTGTCCTCCAGAGCATCGAGCAGCTTGCCCATGAGTTTGAGCTGATCGGGGTCGGTCAGGCGGGTGGTGGTCATGGGGACCATGGCCAGGTCATCGCTCAGGATCTCGTAGCCCTTCTCCTCCATGGCCTTGACCACAGCCGAGTAGTTCTCCGGGTCGGTGGTGATCTCAGCAGCATCCTCGCCTGCATCGAAGTCCTCTGCACCGGCGTCCAGAGCGTCCATCATGGCCTCGTCGGCGTCCTTGTCTTCCAGAGAGATGTCGATAACGCCCTTCTGGCTGAACAGGAAGCCCACGCAGCCCATTGCGCCCAGGTTGCCGCCGTTCTTGTCGAAGTAGTGGCGCAGATCGGCAGCGGTACGGTTGCGGTTGTCGGTCAGGGTCTCGACCATGACGGCAACGCCGCCGGGGCCGTAGCCCTCGTATGTGATGGCTTCGTACTCCGTCTTGTCGCCGCCCTCGGCCTTCTTGATGATGCGCTGAATGTTATCGTTGGGCACGCTCATGCGCTTTGCCTTGGAGATCAGATCCGCCAGCTTGCTGTTGGAAGCCGGGTTGGGGCCGCCGGTACGGACGGCGACGCTGATCTCGCGGCCGATCTTGGTAAAGACCTTTGCCTTGGCGCCGTCGGTCTTCTCCTTCTTGCGCTTGATGTTGTTCCATTTGCTATGTCCAGACATGGGAACCTCCTAAAGTTCTATCGAAATCTCCGCCTGCGGGCAGACGGGCTGTGGTCGCCCGCTTGTGGCAGCACACAAAATCCAACTCTATTATTGTAGCACAATCCCCTACCGCGTTCAAGCCTTATCCGGGGAATTTGCGCCAAAATCCGGCAAAAAAGCAGGGTCTGACGCCTGTTTTACAGCAGCCTCAGCGCCTTGGGATAATGGTTTTTGACCCGCCCGGCCGACACTTTGCCGCCGCCGAGGGGGAACCCGTCCACCGTGACACAGCACCAGCCGTCGGCGGCGGTGGCAGCGGCGATCTCCCGGCCCGACAGGTACTCGACCACACGCGGGTCAGCAAGCGCCAGCTCCTCGCGGTTGGTGCACTGGGCACCGAACGCCGTGAAGAGGTGGTGTTCGGGCACAAAGCGGCCCTTCTGCACACTGCCCACAAAGACGCCTGCGCGCAGGACATGCAGACCCGTCTGCGGGAAGGCTGCTGGCAGCAGCACACCGCCGCCATGGACCACGGCGGGACGGTCTGCGAGGGCCGGAAAATACTGCTGGGCGAACGCGTTCCAGGCCGCGAGGCTCTGGGTGGGCGTCACGCTCTCCCCTGCTGCGGCGCTTTCGCGGCGGCGGCTGCCCTGCACTGCATCCCGGAGGGCGCGGGCGTTCTCCCGGCGGGATGCACGGGCATCGCCGCGCTCCGAGCGGGCAGGCTTGCCCTTACCGGGCTTCTGCTTCCGGTTTTGCTCGGCGGCAGCCGCCAGCCAGAGCTGCTCTTCGGGGGGATAACAGCCCGGTGCGGGCAAAGCACGGGGAGTGCCCGCCTTGACCAGCCGGGCAATGAAATGGCCCTCGCCGCCCTGACAGGGCCAGATGCGGCGCACTTTGCTCACATCCAGCGGCAGACCGCCGGTACGGTTGGCCTCGCCCGCGCTGCCAAAGGTGTAGTCCACGTTGCCAAACACATCCGCCAGCGCAAATTCCGGGTGCCGGGCCAGGAACGCGGCCACCTGCCCTTCATCCTCTTCGGGGGCAAAGGTGCAGGTGGAGTAGATCATCTCCCCGCCCGGCGCGAGGACGGCGGCAGCGTTGTCCAGGATCTGCGCCCCCAGCGTGGCGCACTGCTGCACCAGCGCTTCGCAGTGCTGGGTGACGGCCACCGCCTCCTTGCGGAACATCCCCTCGCCGGAACAGGGCGCATCCACGAGGACACGGTCGAAGAACTCCGGCAGGGCGGCAGCGATGCGGGCGGTGTCCTCGTTGAGGACGACGGCATTCGCCACGCCCATCCGTTCGAGGTTGCTTTTCAGCACCTCTGCGCGGGCGGGCACATACTCATTGCTGACGAGCAGGCCCCAGCCGCCCAGTGCGGCAGCAAGCTGGCTGCTCTTGCCGCCGGGCGCGGCGCACAGGTCCAGGACCCGCATCCCCGGCCGGACGCCCAACAGCGGTGCGGCAGAGGATGCAGACGGCTCCTGCGAGTAAAACACGCCCGCATGGTGGTATGGGTGGCGTCCGGGCTTGAAGGCAGCCTCTTCGACCACGAAGCCCGCCTTGCAGAACGGCGATGGCCGGAGCGGGAAGTCGGCCTTCCCGGCAAACGCCTCCGGCGTCGTGCGCAGAGCCGAGACCGTCACCCCGCGGGCCGCGTTCTCGGTGGGTGCCGCGTACAGCGCCTCGTACCGCCCGCCCAGCAGCGCCCGCTCCCGGCGCTCAAAATATTCCGTAGACATGAACGTTCCTCCCATGTATAAAGCCGCATCGGGCGGCAAGACTAAGGGTGTGAGGGGCAGACCCCCTCGCGAAAGGAGACATGACGATGAACGACCGCACCGAAAACCGTTCCAGCAACCGCACCAACAACTGCAAGAGCCAGAACCGCACTTCCAACCGCACAGAGAACCGCACGGACGACCGCACCGAGAACCGTGCCACCAACGAGCACAAGCACCCCAACCAGTACACCAAGGGTGCCGACGACGAGGGTAAGTAACCAGAACCTCTCCGTCACGCTTCGCGTGCCTGTGCCCATTTCACAGAGAAAAGCCCGCTGCCTTCCCTGCACTGTTTTCCAGTGCGGAAAGCAGCGGGCTTTCGCGTTTTACTTCTGGTTCGGGTCAAAATCGGCCCACAGCTTCTCGAACAGCTCCTCGACGCGCGGCATCTGGCCGGTGAGGTAGAGCCACCCCAGCAGGCACTCAAAGCCGGTGGAGGCCCGGTATTCCTCCGGCGAAGCGTGTTTTGCCACACTGGCCTTGCTGGCGTTGCGGCCCCGCTTGAACACAGCCAGCTCGTCCTCGGTGAAGAGGGGTTCGAGCAGCTGCTCCTCGCGGAACTGGGCCCGCGCCGAGACATACTTGACCTTTTCGGTGTTCAGTTTGCCTGCCGACAGCCGGTGATGCCGTGCCAGACGGGTGCGCACCAGCAGTTCCAGCACACTGTCGCCCACAAAGGCCAGTGCCAGCGGGCTGAGCTCGCGGGGGTCGATGGTTTCCATTTCATTCATTGGAGTCAAACCTCTCAGTCAGCGCTATCAGGCGCTGACAGCTCCCCTGATAGGGGAGCCAAATTGCGGTATGATTAGAAGATATAATCGAACTGATACTCGCCGATGAGGATGGTGTCGTTTTCCTGAACGCCCTTCTCGACGAGGGCATCCAGGATGCCGCTCTCACCCAGCTGGCGCTGGAAGTATTGCAGGCTCTCGTAGTCGTCCACATTGCTGCCCGCCAGGATATACTCCAGCCAGGGGGCGTCGATGCTCCAGACGTGGGCCTCCATCCGCTGGATGGTAAAGGCGCGGTCGTTTGCCTTGGGCTCCGGCTTCTTGTACTCTGCGGTGAAGACCGGGATGGCCGGGATATCCTTCAGGCGGTTGTAGACCAGGCCCGGCAGCTCCCGCACGCCCTGCATGGTGGCGGCAGAGATGGGCACGAAGGTCAGGCCCTTGCCCTCCACGTAGTTCTTGAAGGTCTCGATCTGCTCCTCGGTGGCCAGGTCGCACTTGTTGCCCACCACGATCTGCGGGCGCTCGGCCAGCGCGGGGCTGAACTTTGCCAGCTCCTCGTTGATCTTCTCGAAATCCTCGATGGGGTCGCGGCACTCGCTGCCGGAAACATCCACCACATGCAGCAGCAGACGGCAGCGCTCCACATGGCGCAGGAAGTCATGACCCAGGCCGATGCCCTCGCTGGCACCTTCGATCAGGCCGGGGATGTCGGCGCAGACGAAGCTGGCCCCCTCGCCCACCGATACCACGCCCAACGTGGGCACCAGAGTGGTGAAGTGGTAGTTGGCGATCTTCGGCTTGGCCGCGCTGATGGTGGAGATGAGGGTGGACTTGCCCACATTGGGGAAGCCGATCAGGCCCACATCGGCGATGAGCTTCAGCTCCAGCGTGACCTGGATGTCCTCACCGGGCACACCGGGCTTGGCAAACTTGGGAATCTGGCGGGTCGGCGTGGCAAAATGTGCATTGCCGTAGCCGCCGCGGCCGCCCTTTGCCACGGTGACGGGGGTGTGGTCGGACAGGTCGGCAATGACAAGGCCGCTCTCGGCGTCCTTGATGACCGTGCCCAGCGGCACCTTGATGACGAGGTTCTCGGCGTTTTTGCCGTGGCACAGGCTCGCGCCGCCCTTGCCGCCCTCCGGGGCCACATACTTGCGCTTGTAGCGGAAATCCATCAGGGT
Proteins encoded in this window:
- the gltB gene encoding glutamate synthase large subunit; protein product: MEHYTENSTPLGLYDPQFEHDACGIGAVVDIKGRKSHQTVSDALSIVERLEHRAGKDAEGKTGDGVGIMLQISHKFFSKVAEEMNVSLGNEREYGVGMFFFPQNEHLRAQAMKLFELVTRKEGLEFLAWREVPVNPDAVGQKARDCMPAIWQCFIKKPAKVSKGIDFDRKLYIVRRVFEQASNGTYVPSLSSRTIVYKGMFLVHDLRLFYLDLQDEDYESAIGMVHSRFSTNTNPSWMRAHPNRFILHNGEINTIKGNTDAMLAREESIASPIMQEDMNKILPIINTSGSDSAMLDNALEFMVMNGMDLPLAVMITIPEPWENNKHISQKKRDFYQYYATMLEPWDGPAAILFSDGDVVGAVLDRNGLRPSRYYITKDGRMILSSEVGVLPCDPADIEKKDRLRPGKMLLVDTVKGEVVDDEKLKEYYASREPYGEWIDRNLVQLKSLKIPNVKVPSYTGEELTRLQKVFGYKYEEVKDLILPMARLGAEPSGAMGTDTPLAVLSDQHPPLFNYFKQRFAQVTNPPIDAIREKVVTSTSVYVGAHGNLLEDKPENCKVLKVHNPILTSTDLLKIKYMNVPGFKVATVSINYYKNTSLEKAIDRVFLEVDRAYKDGANIIILSDRDIDEYHVSIPSLLAVSAVSQYLIRTKKSTALALILESAEPHEVHHFATLLGYGACAVNPYLAHETIGQLIDQGLLDKDYYAAVDDYNKAILSGIVKIASKMGISTIQSYQSSQIFEAVGISKDVIDKYFTGTVSRVGGIGLEDIQADVEAQHNAAFDPLGLDINMELSDGGAHKFRSGKEEHLFNPQTIHLFQKACWTNDYKAFKDFTRTVDNMGEEGMHLRSLLDFNYDPNGGVPIEEVEPVSSIVKRFKAAAMSYGALSSEAHETIAIALNRLGGRSNTGEGGEPEDRYHSESNSKIKQVASARFGVTSKYLVSAEEIQIKLAQGAKPGEGGNLPGAKVYPWIAKTRHSTTGVGLISPPPHHDIYSIEDLAELIYDLKNANRHANINVKLVSEAGVGTIAAGVAKGGAQVILVSGYDGGTGAAPRTSIKNAGLPWELGIAETHQTLILNGLRSRVRIESDSKLLSGRDVAISCMLGAEEFGFGTTLLMCEGCVMMRVCNLDTCPMGICTQNPELRKHFRGKPEYIIHYLTFVAQELREYMAKLGVRTIDELVGRTDLLHVKPSAPGSRTAKMNLDCILHNPAIANSNVHFVPADTYDFHLENTLDMKVLMKKFKLSSKTPQSVTLDVSNTDRAFGAIFGSEITRKYGDSLPDDVYTANCTGAGGQSFGAFIPRGLTLKLTGDCNDYMGKGLSGGKIIVRPPEGITYKPEENIITGNVALYGATSGKAFVSGVAGERFCVRNSGATAVVEGVGDHGCEYMTGGTVVVLGQTGKNFAAGMTGGIAYVLDENWDFYQRVNKETVSLEPVEHKYDVATLKELIREHVEATGSPRGKEILDNFSEYLPKFKKVLPYDYDRMLRVIASMEERGLDGEQAQIEAFYAVQKKK
- a CDS encoding glutamate synthase subunit beta, producing MGKTTGFMDYKRKTSSDVPPLERIENFNEFHIWLSREEQQTQAARCMDCGVPFCQAGMMIGGMASGCPLNNLIPEWNDLVYQGKWELALHRLRATNRFPEFTSRVCPALCEAACTCGDVTGSSVTVRENEHAIVETGYAKGWLHAAPPPARTGKSVAVIGSGPSGLSVAEYLNIRGHAVTVFERADRVGGLLMYGIPNMKLDKSVIERRIRIMQAEGVEFRTNMDIGGAVAAEDVLNRYDAVVLCCGAKKARDLNVPGRDANGVYFAVDYLTSVTKSLLDSQFADGRAIHAAGKNVLVIGGGDTGNDCQGTALRQGCTDLVALEMMPQPPKERAASNPWPEWPKVLKVDYGQTECLAKFGKDPRVYQTTVKEFLTDDAGNLTGAVISYLKPERDPETGRTTMVPTGEEFTYDCQLAFIAAGFVGCENYVADAFGVSLTGRGCVDTDHFRTNVEKVFACGDMRRGQSLVVWGLREGRDCAAEVDRYLMGYTNL
- a CDS encoding PASTA domain-containing protein; its protein translation is MTIICPYCLSELSERAAACPQCGGRFEGRNPVGTLPVGTVLGGRYTVGEIEQVDGEGILYRGAENHGRFRVTIKEYLPLTLAAERGTDATLRPKLGSEVLFKTTRMDFADLYRSIQRITPANGLEAVLDVFEENNTVYAVMENPGGVPLGRWLETHPGRLSPEQVCTMLQPVFDGVAAMHQVGLVHRGVCPENIRVLENGRARLTGYATVGLRTAGSGLHEQLYEGYSAPEQYSTTEFEGRYTDEYSLAAVVYRMVCGQSPVPAAQRLVSDSNPRARTLEPSVPEYLSEVLWLGLKLKPVERIQTVPQLFKALTSREYTEELTRSLPRPAPRQLTLPDEEQKQHMLSLRNLLAAILVLLAILILLMLWGMVSQGLHTATPPAASSSVSAPESTVLEEPVTLAPNFVGMDYDAQVRNNHNYVGDYLFYVTLEYSDTVEKGKIIRQEPEAGDVIEKGGTVSLVVSKGPQLVQMPDVIGFTQEGAVSELESRGLTPSCFMVVNDGSYAAGCVVSCSVDAGTPVEVGSVITVYIAADPSVEITAEPPAASDSDSGSSASSGETPADDTQ
- a CDS encoding YebC/PmpR family DNA-binding transcriptional regulator; protein product: MSGHSKWNNIKRKKEKTDGAKAKVFTKIGREISVAVRTGGPNPASNSKLADLISKAKRMSVPNDNIQRIIKKAEGGDKTEYEAITYEGYGPGGVAVMVETLTDNRNRTAADLRHYFDKNGGNLGAMGCVGFLFSQKGVIDISLEDKDADEAMMDALDAGAEDFDAGEDAAEITTDPENYSAVVKAMEEKGYEILSDDLAMVPMTTTRLTDPDQLKLMGKLLDALEDNDDVQNVWHSLENEEDLPE
- a CDS encoding RsmB/NOP family class I SAM-dependent RNA methyltransferase: MSTEYFERRERALLGGRYEALYAAPTENAARGVTVSALRTTPEAFAGKADFPLRPSPFCKAGFVVEEAAFKPGRHPYHHAGVFYSQEPSASSAAPLLGVRPGMRVLDLCAAPGGKSSQLAAALGGWGLLVSNEYVPARAEVLKSNLERMGVANAVVLNEDTARIAAALPEFFDRVLVDAPCSGEGMFRKEAVAVTQHCEALVQQCATLGAQILDNAAAVLAPGGEMIYSTCTFAPEEDEGQVAAFLARHPEFALADVFGNVDYTFGSAGEANRTGGLPLDVSKVRRIWPCQGGEGHFIARLVKAGTPRALPAPGCYPPEEQLWLAAAAEQNRKQKPGKGKPARSERGDARASRRENARALRDAVQGSRRRESAAAGESVTPTQSLAAWNAFAQQYFPALADRPAVVHGGGVLLPAAFPQTGLHVLRAGVFVGSVQKGRFVPEHHLFTAFGAQCTNREELALADPRVVEYLSGREIAAATAADGWCCVTVDGFPLGGGKVSAGRVKNHYPKALRLL
- a CDS encoding Mini-ribonuclease 3, which produces MNEMETIDPRELSPLALAFVGDSVLELLVRTRLARHHRLSAGKLNTEKVKYVSARAQFREEQLLEPLFTEDELAVFKRGRNASKASVAKHASPEEYRASTGFECLLGWLYLTGQMPRVEELFEKLWADFDPNQK
- the obgE gene encoding GTPase ObgE, with protein sequence MAAQTNFIDIATIWLHAGKGGDGAVSFHREKFVAAGGPDGGDGGRGGDIIFVVDDHLTTLMDFRYKRKYVAPEGGKGGASLCHGKNAENLVIKVPLGTVIKDAESGLVIADLSDHTPVTVAKGGRGGYGNAHFATPTRQIPKFAKPGVPGEDIQVTLELKLIADVGLIGFPNVGKSTLISTISAAKPKIANYHFTTLVPTLGVVSVGEGASFVCADIPGLIEGASEGIGLGHDFLRHVERCRLLLHVVDVSGSECRDPIEDFEKINEELAKFSPALAERPQIVVGNKCDLATEEQIETFKNYVEGKGLTFVPISAATMQGVRELPGLVYNRLKDIPAIPVFTAEYKKPEPKANDRAFTIQRMEAHVWSIDAPWLEYILAGSNVDDYESLQYFQRQLGESGILDALVEKGVQENDTILIGEYQFDYIF